In Gopherus evgoodei ecotype Sinaloan lineage chromosome 10, rGopEvg1_v1.p, whole genome shotgun sequence, a single window of DNA contains:
- the TMEM159 gene encoding promethin isoform X2 — MSKEMQELQKQWHSMMQTIHTNSNVVSFMNSRVGQYLDDHPFVALSLLVFIAVSAIPVAFFLIFVISTTIVACMGVIVIEGVVVSVGGIVLLCALSGLGVLSLAVSGVLSICYIALSTLINYWHTPNYGRGGRNSYMQLYNALWLLM; from the exons AtgtcaaaagaaatgcaagaacTCCAGAAACAATGGCACTCTATGATGCAAACCATCCACACCAACTCCAAT GTTGTTTCTTTTATGAACTCTCGAGTTGGCCAGTACTTAGATGATCATCCTTTTGTCGCCCTGTCACTGCTGGTGTTTATTGCAGTATCTGCTATTCCTGTTGCATTCTTTCTGATATTTGTGATTTCAACAACCATAGTGGCCTGTATGGGGGTTATCGTCATTGAAG GTGTTGTAGTATCAGTAGGTGGCATAGTCCTTCTTTGTGCGCTGAGTGGCCTGGGCGTCCTTTCATTGGCAGTTTCTGGAGTACTGAGTATTTGCTACATCGCTCTTTCAACTCTAATCAACTACTGGCATACTCCAAA TtatggaagaggaggaagaaatagtTATATGCAATTATACAATGCACTTTGGTTATTAATGTAG
- the TMEM159 gene encoding promethin isoform X1, with protein MSKEMQELQKQWHSMMQTIHTNSNVVSFMNSRVGQYLDDHPFVALSLLVFIAVSAIPVAFFLIFVISTTIVACMGVIVIEGVVVSVGGIVLLCALSGLGVLSLAVSGVLSICYIALSTLINYWHTPNSLVKKQEANENSLLQSNPPVMDPSDKNTKSE; from the exons AtgtcaaaagaaatgcaagaacTCCAGAAACAATGGCACTCTATGATGCAAACCATCCACACCAACTCCAAT GTTGTTTCTTTTATGAACTCTCGAGTTGGCCAGTACTTAGATGATCATCCTTTTGTCGCCCTGTCACTGCTGGTGTTTATTGCAGTATCTGCTATTCCTGTTGCATTCTTTCTGATATTTGTGATTTCAACAACCATAGTGGCCTGTATGGGGGTTATCGTCATTGAAG GTGTTGTAGTATCAGTAGGTGGCATAGTCCTTCTTTGTGCGCTGAGTGGCCTGGGCGTCCTTTCATTGGCAGTTTCTGGAGTACTGAGTATTTGCTACATCGCTCTTTCAACTCTAATCAACTACTGGCATACTCCAAA CAGCCTGGTAAAGAAGCAAGAAGCTAATGAAAACAGTTTGCTACAGAGTAATCCACCTGTCATGGACCCTTCTGACAAGAACACGAAGAGCGAGTGA